A portion of the Juglans microcarpa x Juglans regia isolate MS1-56 chromosome 1D, Jm3101_v1.0, whole genome shotgun sequence genome contains these proteins:
- the LOC121259559 gene encoding molybdate transporter 2, which produces MSFPFTASMDQSTTTTPLLSTPWHRRFRLKTTLSSELSGAVGDLGTYIPIVLTLTLVSHLDLGTTLVFTALYNVATGLLFDIPMPVQPMKSIAAVAVSESPHLSVPQLAAAGLSTAAVLLILGSTGLMSLLYRFLPLPVVHGVQLSQGLSFAFSAIKYIRYDQDLATSKSGAPRSWLGLDGVLVALFALLFLVLTTGAGDNPTVNEESENESFRRRRVSERLWLLSSIPSALIVFLIGMFLCFLRDPSAFKRLEFGPSKISLVRITWEDWKIGFFRAAIPQIPLSILNSVIAVCKLSGDLFPDREASVMKVSVSVGIMNFVGCWFGAMPVCHGAGGLAGQYRFGGRSGLSVVFLGIGKLLLGLVFGNSFGRILGHFPIGILGVLLLFAGIELAMACRDMNTKEESFVMLVCAAVSLTGSSAALGFGCGILLFLLLKLRHMECSGNSGFPKSSDDDETTGIIP; this is translated from the coding sequence ATGTCCTTTCCTTTCACTGCCTCAATGGACCAAAGCACCACCACCACTCCTCTCCTTTCAACCCCATGGCACCGCCGCTTCCGCCTGAAGACCACTCTCTCCTCAGAGCTCTCCGGCGCAGTGGGAGATCTGGGAACCTACATCCCCATCGTCCTCACCCTCACCCTCGTCTCCCACCTTGATCTCGGCACCACTCTTGTCTTCACTGCCCTCTACAACGTCGCCACAGGCCTCCTATTCGACATCCCCATGCCCGTCCAGCCCATGAAGTCCATCGCCGCCGTTGCCGTCTCCGAGTCCCCCCACCTCTCCGTCCCCCAGCTAGCTGCCGCCGGCCTCTCCACAGCTGCCGTTCTTCTCATCCTCGGCTCCACTGGCCTCATGTCCCTCCTCTACCGCTTCCTTCCCCTCCCCGTCGTACACGGCGTCCAGCTCTCTCAGGGCCTCTCTTTCGCCTTCTCCGCCATCAAATACATCCGCTATGACCAAGACTTAGCCACTTCCAAATCAGGAGCTCCTCGTTCCTGGCTCGGCCTCGACGGTGTCCTTGTTGCTCTCTTTGCTCTCCTATTTCTTGTGCTTACCACTGGCGCTGGTGACAATCCTACTGTAAATGAAGAATCTGAAAACGAAAGCTTTCGACGTCGTCGAGTGTCTGAAAGGTTATGGCTTCTCTCTTCTATTCCTTCTGCCCTCATTGTGTTCTTGATCGGgatgtttctttgttttcttcgcGACCCTTCGGCCTTCAAGCGTCTTGAATTTGGTCCGTCGAAGATAAGTTTGGTAAGGATTACGTGGGAGGACTGGAAAATCGGGTTTTTTCGCGCAGCGATACCACAGATTCCGTTATCTATATTGAATTCAGTGATCGCGGTGTGTAAGTTGTCCGGGGACTTGTTCCCTGACCGTGAGGCCTCGGTGATGAAGGTTTCGGTTAGTGTTGGGATTATGAACTTTGTAGGGTGCTGGTTTGGGGCAATGCCAGTGTGCCATGGCGCTGGTGGGCTTGCAGGGCAGTACAGGTTCGGGGGTAGGAGTGGCCTGTCTGTGGTGTTCTTGGGGATAGGGAAGCTGCTTCTTGGATTGGTGTTTGGGAATTCGTTTGGGAGGATTTTGGGTCATTTTCCGATTGGGATTCTTGGGGTGCTATTGCTTTTTGCTGGGATTGAGTTGGCTATGGCTTGTAGGGATATGAACACAAAGGAAGAGTCTTTTGTGATGTTGGTCTGTGCTGCGGTTTCTTTGACCGGCTCCAGTGCTGCTCTGGGGTTTGGGTGTGGGATTTTGCTCTTCCTGCTATTAAAACTGAGGCACATGGAGTGTTCTGGTAATTCTGGTTTTCCCAAATCTTCAGATGATGATGAGACTACGGGCATAATTCCTTAG